The stretch of DNA TTATATTCAGAGCAGTGTGACAACTTAAAAGGTACTACATGATATACAAAACAATAGTAGTAGGAATGAAGTAATAGCGATCATTTGATGTTGTAAATTATGACAAAACAAAAGAATTGGGCCTAAATGTTCATTGACTTGTAATTCATCATCAAGTACACATAAGTTGCTCACTGTGACAAGTTTTAATCTACTATTGCTAGTAGAAGAACACGATGCAGAATAAAATTGAATGTAGATATGTCCGAATTCTAAGCTACGTTATTACTCCTAAGAGAATCAATGTAGTCATCACTTGTCGAAGAAGAGTACTTGGTTCTCGCTGGCATGTGGGCATCATGAGTGTCCGTGGGAGCCCATAGTCATGTAAGTTTTGTCGAGGCTGATGGTGTTGCGGTGGTTGTCGGTGTAGGTGAAGCGGCTCCGTTGCTTATGTTCTGGTATCTATTGACACCCAGGAAGCTAATCTGATCTGCTGTAGTGGAAGACGTCGTCACTTAAACGGATCTAGTGTGGTGGACAATAGGCTCGGTGAACAGAAAAGGGTCAACCCTAATCACACACACCACCTACCAAAATTCATGAAATTACATCAAAACCTAATCCTCTTGTGATGAACGATGATGCCAATTGGACATACATTCCATGACCATTCGCCCCAGATAGTGTGTCCCATCTCATCGCATTGGCTGCGACAAAACATGGGTGCCACCATGGAGTCGTAATCCTACCCGCCGATGCACTTCGTTCCGGTTTTGAATGTATTAATTGCCTTCTCATGCCTACAATTTGTATCATGTTTTAGGGGGGTTTTTTTTTGCATTGTAGATGTAGCAGTTTACTGCGATCGTTTGCCCGTTTTTCTTTGATTTCACCAAGATCCCCGGAATCACGAGATTGGGAACATTCATTAGAGAACGCTCATTTGTGGTAGAAAATATGTGATTGGATGCCATAAAACCTTCCATACGATGAGAAGATGTGTCAGGAAACTGCATTCGGCTCTCCAGAAGAGAGGATGATGTGTGGTACGAGCACAACCACTCGTAGCAGCGGTCGTACCGCACGGCGCCGTCTCCCTTGGGTCGACTACTTCCATCCCATGCAATCGAATCTGACAAACAGAGAGATTCCACCATACGAAGCAATATCAGAACCTCaccaccggagggggaatcgacaTAAGGGTCTTTACCTCACCATTGCTTCAATTACACAGACCACGACGTCGATCTCCATCGTCATCATCCATGCCATCGACAACAACTCTTCCATCCGTTTCATTGTAATCCTAAACCAATTGTGGATTCACAAGTGTCTCACTTTAATCATTCTTACGCTATTGATAAGAACACCTCGATGATGTCTTGTGCCTCTATGTCTGAGTAGATCCCTATTTCTCAGTGAGATCGAGGAACCCTGATATTTTTATGAACTGAATGTCAACAAAACACCAAGTCCGGCACACCATAACGCCACAAACTTTGTGCTTCATCGCGTATGGAACCCTAAGAACAAGTTGGTATACGAGAGCATAAACAAGTTTAATCCCCTAAATCACATGCCTCGCTATGTGCATATACAGCTGGGACGATCTGATCGCTTTCTTTCTCACAGTACATATACAGTTGACTCATCCATGCCATATATGTGCAATTAATTGTACATCAACTAATCCCTAGACTAGATCGATGACCATGTGTCGATCTCCCAAGCCAATTCATACACCAAAACGAAGTAAATTTAACTGCGTGAACAAAAAGATCTACACGGCGCGAGTCGATCGATCACTTGtgcgccgccgccccggcgccGCGCCCCATGTAGGACGTGATCGCCGCCGCCAGCACCGACTGGAAGCTCGGGTCCGACGTGATCGCCTTCGCGATCGTGTCCGTCACCGCCGGCGCGGCCGCGGGCGCGCCATGGACGACGCCGCCGCTGGACGTTCTCTGCAGGTACGAGGACGAATGGGCGGCGCCGTACAGCTGCTCCGCCCTCGTCGTCGCCATGCCCAGGCCGAAATGCTGCCCCATCGCCGGCAAGGAGCTCTTGCCGTAGAACGGAAGGCCCCCGGCGTACGGCGCCAGGTAGCCGCTGCTCCACGCCGCCGGCAGCGCCTTGGACTCGTACCCTGCCGCGTAGGGAGACTGGTACTGCTGCTGCATGAGCGAGTGCGGGGCGGTGAGGTCGAGCGTGACGGTGGGGCAGGACGCGATGGTGGAGATGGTGGTCGGGCCCAGGAGCCCCGCGGACGCGAAAGGGAGGTGGTGCCCGTgggacgaggacgaggaggagccGGCGAGCAGCATGGACGCCGCGGCGGAGGTGGTGGACGCCATggccgcggcggccggcggcAGCGGGTGGCTGTGCGTGCCCTCGTACGTCGTGATCAGGATGGACATGTCGTCGGCGCATCTCTGCACCTGCTTCCGCACCGGGCAGGACGGCGCCACGGTGCACCGGTAGTAGGCGCGCGGGCACGGGTTCCCCTTGGAGATCTTCTGCCCGTACTTCCGCCATTGGCACCCATCGTTCATctgctcatcatcaacacacaGACTTGGTTAGCTCATCATGATTTTGAATTCAAAAGTATTTTCATCATGAAAACACGTACAGAATCTTGTACGTATGTATGTTGTACTAAGCGCGAACGTACCGTGGGGGTGTCGCATTTGACACGGACGGAAACCCTAGCCTTCttggcctgctgctggagcaccTCGTCGTCGGCTCCGTCAACCCCGGCGCCGGGGCTCTTGCGCGCTTTGGTCGCCGGCGGGCACGCGGCGGCCGGCAGCTGGTGACCGGGCGCGGCGTCGTCGTCCGCGCTGCTGTCGGAGCTGAGGTTCATAAGAGGCGTAGCCGACGGGCGGGCGGCCTGCCTGTCGTCGCCGTCCGTGGAGCGGCGGCTGCTCAGCCCGAGCGACAGCTGATCGTCGGGGTCGGTCTCggtgccggacgacgacgaggacagCGACCTCTGGTGGGCGCCCTTGGGACGGGCGTAACCGCCGCTGCCGAGGCACAGAGAGACGAGATCGTCGGCGGTAGGCGCCGGCGCGGGGGCGGCAGGGAGCTTGTCGGCGGCCGGTGGTTGGTGCTTGACCTTGACGGCGTCCTGGAAGTGCGTCTGGAGCGACTGGTAGTCCCTGACGATGTGGGAGAGCAGCGTCTTGAGGCGCTCGTTCTCCTCCCTCACCTCGCCCATCTCCGCCTTGGTCGCCTCCAGCTTGTCGTCCTGGACATGATAACCAAGAAAAATCATTAGATGATGCGAACTATATACGTATCATACTAGTGATTCTTCGTAAATAAACACGATATTTAATTTGGTGTGCAATTCATTCTCAACTTGCTGGTGGTGATTCTTACATACTAATTAAACAGCTCTCAATTTGACTTTCAGATCATAGTTCGTACTGTAGTTCGTACCTTGCTGGTGGTGATCGGATTTCTTTGCGTGGACGGGAAACTCTCAAGGACCATCGGAAGGGCGCTTGCGATCTGCAGACCAAAAAATTAAAGCTAATTCAGTTTCAGCTCGATCTCAAGAACGAACATGTAGCTATAGGGTACACGCTCATCGATCAGCAACTCAATTattcatggtgatgcacagcaccGCCGAGTTAACATGCATCTAC from Triticum urartu cultivar G1812 chromosome 3, Tu2.1, whole genome shotgun sequence encodes:
- the LOC125542942 gene encoding probable WRKY transcription factor 72, giving the protein MDVAVERPTPVKEENKPETMDIASALPMVLESFPSTQRNPITTSKDDKLEATKAEMGEVREENERLKTLLSHIVRDYQSLQTHFQDAVKVKHQPPAADKLPAAPAPAPTADDLVSLCLGSGGYARPKGAHQRSLSSSSSGTETDPDDQLSLGLSSRRSTDGDDRQAARPSATPLMNLSSDSSADDDAAPGHQLPAAACPPATKARKSPGAGVDGADDEVLQQQAKKARVSVRVKCDTPTMNDGCQWRKYGQKISKGNPCPRAYYRCTVAPSCPVRKQVQRCADDMSILITTYEGTHSHPLPPAAAAMASTTSAAASMLLAGSSSSSSHGHHLPFASAGLLGPTTISTIASCPTVTLDLTAPHSLMQQQYQSPYAAGYESKALPAAWSSGYLAPYAGGLPFYGKSSLPAMGQHFGLGMATTRAEQLYGAAHSSSYLQRTSSGGVVHGAPAAAPAVTDTIAKAITSDPSFQSVLAAAITSYMGRGAGAAAHK